CCGTACATACTTGAGTTTTTTTATCGTGTAATAGTTCTTTTGCCTGTGTTACTGCTATGGGGTAAATACACACCGAGGGAAAATCATATTGCCAAGCTTCCTGACAGACTTGCTTAACTTCTTCGGGAATAGCACTAGGCTTGAGCAGCGTATGCTCGATGTAGGTAGCAATATCGATGTTAAAATCCTTTGCAGACATAATTTTTGTTGATAAACAGACTAGCTATATAAATAATTGTCGCAAATTTTCAGTTTCAAATTGGTGGGCAAATTCCCAAAATTAGATAGTAGTATTTAATAAAATAATTTTTGTCCGCTCTACTACTGCCTTAAGATGTTAATCGGCTTATGAGGTGATATTGGTATAACCTGATGATATACCTTGCAAGTCCTAGAGTGTCGAGCGGATAGCTATGAAAAATGTTGTCGAAACCATTGTCGTCTCTGCTTCTCAGATGCAGCAAATAGAAGAACAGGTTTTTAACGCTGGTATGCCTGTGGCAGCATTGATGGAAAAAGCGGCAAGACTTTGTGCTGAGCGCATCCAAAGTTTATATCCTCGATCTAAGTTTGGCAGCGTGGGAATTTTGGTAGGGCCAGGACACAACGGCGGAGATGCTTTGGTAATTGCTCGCGAATTACATTTAGCAGGATATCAGGTCGAAATTTATCGTCCATTTTTTAAGTTAAAGACGTTGACATCTCAACACTGTAACTATGCCAATAGTTTGGGCATTACATTTTATGAAGAGATTCAGCCTTTAAAAAAATGTCAGTTGATTGTTGATGGTTTGTTTGGCTCTGGTTTGACACGAGATTTGCCTGATAATATTATTGAAGCCTTAAACTCAATCAACAGTTGGTCTAAACCAATAGTCAGTATCGATCTGCCTTCGGGAATACATACCGATACAGGGGCAGTATTAGGTTCTGCTATCAAAGCAAGCCACACATTCTGTTTAGGCTTGTGGAAACGAGCTTTTTTCCAGGATTTAGCTTTAGAGTATTTTGGTGAAAGTGAAAGAATTGATTTAGGTATTTTACCGCACCATATTTGGTCTGTTTTGCCTCAACCAGCACCAGTAAAACAGATAACAAAAGCGATCGCCTTTCAATTTTTACCTCTTCCTCGTCCTTTAGTTACCTACAAATACCGTCAAGGACACCTGCTCTTAATCTGTGGCTCTCGCAAATATACAGGAGCCGCTATTTTAACCTCCCTAGGAGCAAGAGCTAGTGGAGTCGGAATGCTGTCTATAGCTGTGCCAGAATCGTTGAAAAACTTACTGATTAGTCATTTACCTGAAGCGTTAGTAGTTAGCTGTCCTGAAAACAAAGAGGGTGCGATCGCCTCTTTACCTTTTTCTACAGCTAATTTAAGTCAGTTTACAGCGATCGCCTGTGGTCCTGGTTTAAGTAGCGATGCTAAGTCTGTGGTGGAAAAAGCATTGCAATCAGAATGTCCTCTTATTTTAGATGCTGACGGTTTAAATTTTGTGGCAGAACAAGGAGCAACAGAAATTTTAACTCAAAGAGATGCTCCTACCGTCCTAACTCCCCATTCGGGAGAATTTAAACGCTTGTTTCCTGAGATTAGCGACTTAGAAAATGACCGCCTCAATGCAGTAACGACCGCAGCCAAACAAAGCCAGGCTACCGTACTCTTAAAAGGAGCAAAAACAGCGATCGCTAATCCTGATGGTTTGACTTGGTTAATTCCTGCGAGTACTCCAGCTTTAGCCAGAGGTGGTAGTGGCGATGTCTTAACAGGTTTGATTGGCGGTTTAGTTGCTCAAGGAACAAAAATAAAAAGCAATAATTTATTTAATATTGTGGCTAGTGCTGCCTGGTGGCACGCTCAAGCAGGAATTATGGCAGCGCAAGAATATTCTGAATTAGGTGTAGATGCAACTACTTTGGCTCACTATTTAACTAAAGCAATTAGCAGATATTCATCAAAAGTTCCAGATTGATCTACATTTGGCAATTATCATCTAAGTAGTATTTAATAATACAATTATATTTTCTGTGTAACATAATTATCGGTATAAGCATAAATTCTACCTTTAGTGCGATCGCTTTCTTTCTTAAACTCCTTCAATTTCATTTAGTGGCAATCAAACTTTTTTTTGTTGATTAAACATAGTAGATATCAAATAAACAACTAAATCCCGCAGTCATACCTGGAAAGACTTCATACACTGCATCTGATAATCCTAAGCCTAATTTCCAAAGTAGAGAAACTACGATACCTGAAATCATGATGGCGATCGCAGCAGGAGTAGAGACAGGTTTTTCATAGCACCTTAATATTAGCAAGACTCCCAAACCAGAAGCTAAAATCGACCAAGCAAAGGTGATTAAACCAAATACGCTATCGTTATTAGCAAGCGC
This DNA window, taken from Pleurocapsa sp. FMAR1, encodes the following:
- a CDS encoding NAD(P)H-hydrate dehydratase, with amino-acid sequence MKNVVETIVVSASQMQQIEEQVFNAGMPVAALMEKAARLCAERIQSLYPRSKFGSVGILVGPGHNGGDALVIARELHLAGYQVEIYRPFFKLKTLTSQHCNYANSLGITFYEEIQPLKKCQLIVDGLFGSGLTRDLPDNIIEALNSINSWSKPIVSIDLPSGIHTDTGAVLGSAIKASHTFCLGLWKRAFFQDLALEYFGESERIDLGILPHHIWSVLPQPAPVKQITKAIAFQFLPLPRPLVTYKYRQGHLLLICGSRKYTGAAILTSLGARASGVGMLSIAVPESLKNLLISHLPEALVVSCPENKEGAIASLPFSTANLSQFTAIACGPGLSSDAKSVVEKALQSECPLILDADGLNFVAEQGATEILTQRDAPTVLTPHSGEFKRLFPEISDLENDRLNAVTTAAKQSQATVLLKGAKTAIANPDGLTWLIPASTPALARGGSGDVLTGLIGGLVAQGTKIKSNNLFNIVASAAWWHAQAGIMAAQEYSELGVDATTLAHYLTKAISRYSSKVPD
- a CDS encoding sodium:solute symporter family transporter, which encodes MFPGLAKSYKYAKIGTLIVTAIVLIIALANNDSVFGLITFAWSILASGLGVLLILRCYEKPVSTPAAIAIMISGIVVSLLWKLGLGLSDAVYEVFPGMTAGFSCLFDIYYV